The following are from one region of the Candidatus Bathyarchaeota archaeon genome:
- a CDS encoding flavodoxin family protein produces the protein MKGIVIYDTSHGNTQKIAETITETLKESGIEVDLFHVKDTRKLSAKDYDLLVLGSPTKFGTMSFAVRFFLGRLKSEEWMNKPFATFDTENPENIEKKEGSAAEKIAEKLKGKKMKQLLPVLKAIVFGQKGPLKDGEIKRTKDFARELAIKLKEGTA, from the coding sequence ATGAAGGGTATAGTCATTTATGACACCTCCCACGGAAACACTCAAAAAATTGCAGAAACCATTACAGAGACATTGAAAGAGTCTGGAATAGAAGTTGATCTCTTCCACGTAAAAGATACAAGGAAGTTAAGCGCAAAGGACTACGACTTGCTGGTTCTCGGTTCCCCAACCAAATTTGGCACAATGAGCTTTGCAGTGAGGTTCTTTTTAGGCAGGCTGAAGAGCGAAGAATGGATGAACAAGCCTTTTGCAACCTTTGACACTGAAAATCCTGAAAATATTGAGAAGAAAGAAGGCAGTGCAGCCGAAAAGATTGCTGAAAAGCTCAAAGGCAAGAAGATGAAACAACTGTTGCCAGTTCTGAAAGCCATTGTCTTTGGGCAAAAGGGACCACTTAAAGATGGCGAAATCAAGCGGACAAAAGATTTTGCAAGGGAACTCGCCATTAAATTGAAGGAAGGCACAGCCTGA
- a CDS encoding DUF4386 domain-containing protein, giving the protein MTRFFADISLSKTAILIGVGFLLMFPFGIFGMPLYQNLIVPGDTATTANNIMANFLQFRLGIASYLIILILDVVVAVGLYVVLKQVNKNLTLLQMWLRLIYTAIAGISLIALVFLFINAYSYGQLIAYAFFIPHIFVLGYLVFKSGYIPRIIGILLIIASFCYVILLYGAFLFPQNWLETSLLIVMPLAIIGEISIGIGLLWKGLRNEIPEMKS; this is encoded by the coding sequence ATGACAAGGTTTTTCGCTGATATATCACTAAGCAAAACTGCAATATTAATAGGGGTTGGGTTTCTACTCATGTTTCCCTTCGGTATTTTCGGTATGCCACTTTACCAAAATCTTATTGTGCCGGGAGATACAGCAACAACAGCCAATAATATTATGGCTAATTTTTTGCAATTCCGCTTGGGTATTGCGAGCTATCTAATCATATTAATACTTGATGTAGTGGTAGCTGTAGGACTTTATGTTGTACTCAAACAAGTAAACAAGAATCTCACGTTGCTGCAGATGTGGCTTAGGTTGATATATACCGCTATTGCTGGAATTAGTCTGATTGCTCTAGTGTTTCTATTTATCAATGCGTATAGCTATGGACAACTTATTGCATATGCATTTTTTATCCCTCATATCTTTGTCCTTGGTTATTTAGTTTTCAAGTCGGGCTACATTCCCAGAATTATTGGCATCTTGTTGATAATTGCATCTTTTTGCTATGTAATACTACTTTATGGAGCTTTTCTTTTCCCCCAAAACTGGCTCGAAACATCATTACTGATAGTTATGCCGCTTGCAATTATTGGGGAAATTTCAATTGGTATTGGGCTTTTATGGAAAGGTCTCAGAAATGAAATACCCGAAATGAAATCCTGA
- a CDS encoding NAD-dependent epimerase/dehydratase family protein, with the protein MFSWEGTNVAVTGGAGFIGSRLADKLISLGANAKIIDSRIMRNSAIFSNKLSKIQFIQGNLKNQKFIRNAIRGTEVVFDLASKLGNMEFINDRPASILSENIRILLETIEVAKANADRYFFASSSNVYGTKTPTPHGEDDADFNQTVSAYGWSKIIGEEFTKTYYEEYGLKTYVARLFNVYGPQENFKRQSSVVTKFILNTLSGKPLVIYGDGKQTRDFTFITDIVDGIIKIVESSHFSIPFNLGTGCGVTINELADLVIRLCQPKIQLKKQYKPAIPNEIKYSVANNQRAKQLLGWAPKVELKNGLMKAIDWHRSELQ; encoded by the coding sequence ATGTTTAGTTGGGAAGGAACGAACGTAGCTGTAACAGGCGGTGCTGGTTTCATTGGAAGTCGTCTTGCTGACAAGCTAATCAGTTTAGGAGCCAATGCCAAGATCATCGATAGCAGAATAATGAGAAATTCAGCTATTTTTTCTAATAAATTAAGTAAGATACAATTTATACAAGGAAATCTAAAAAACCAAAAATTCATAAGGAATGCTATTCGTGGAACAGAAGTAGTCTTTGATCTTGCAAGTAAGTTGGGCAATATGGAATTCATCAATGATCGCCCTGCTTCAATTCTTTCAGAAAATATTAGAATTCTCTTGGAAACAATAGAAGTAGCAAAGGCTAACGCAGATCGCTATTTTTTTGCATCATCCTCAAATGTATACGGAACCAAAACACCCACTCCTCATGGTGAAGATGACGCTGACTTTAATCAAACTGTATCGGCTTATGGATGGTCAAAGATTATTGGAGAAGAGTTTACTAAAACCTATTATGAGGAATACGGATTGAAAACATACGTCGCTAGACTTTTTAACGTTTATGGCCCTCAAGAAAATTTTAAACGCCAATCAAGTGTTGTGACCAAATTCATTTTGAACACACTTAGTGGAAAGCCGCTTGTGATCTACGGAGATGGTAAACAGACGAGAGATTTTACTTTCATAACTGATATTGTTGACGGAATAATCAAAATTGTTGAAAGTTCTCATTTTTCTATCCCCTTCAATCTAGGAACTGGCTGTGGAGTTACAATTAACGAGTTAGCTGATTTGGTGATTAGATTATGCCAACCTAAAATACAACTAAAAAAACAGTATAAACCAGCAATTCCAAATGAAATTAAATATAGCGTTGCTAACAATCAGCGTGCTAAGCAGCTTCTAGGCTGGGCGCCAAAAGTAGAATTGAAAAATGGATTGATGAAGGCAATTGATTGGCATCGTTCTGAACTCCAATAG